GACGTTGTTACCCATTTTTTTCAAAATCACCGTTTGCTTAAAAATGGATTCTACCATCGCTTTTTCAGATATACAGCACTTTTTGACCTCAAAATACGCCGATTGCGCCTACTTTTTGATCAGCCAATCGTTTTCCTCAACATGTAGTAGATCACGATGCCCGCAACCACAAGACCGCCGCCAAAACGACGCAAAATATTATCCGGCAGCTGACTCATCGTGGCGATCATTCGGCGCCAGGCACGCGGATAAAGCATCGGTCCAAGACCTTCCAGCACAAGGACCAAAGCCAGTGCGAGCCAGATCGTTGAATTCATTTTTATTCCTTATAAAAGAAAACCACCGCTCCGTTGGGAGCGGTGGTTTGAATACTCAAACGGGCCTGAGTTTATCGCGTTGCGTTAGTCGGCGTCTTCATATAACGGAAGAAATCGCTGTCCGGGCTGAGCACCATCACATCCTGGTTGCTCTGGAAGCTATTCTCGTAAGCGCGCAGGCTACGGATAAAGGCGTAGAAGTCAGGATCCTGGCTGAAGGCATCCGCGAACAGCTTCGCCGCTTCGGCATCGCCTTCACCGCGCAGGATACGGCCCTGGCGCTCAGATTCCGCCAGCGTCTTGGTGACTTCGTAGTCCGCTGCAGCACGCAGCTTCTCAGCCTCTTCCTGGCCCTGTGAACGGTGACGACGGGCTACCGCTTCACGCTCGGCGCGCATACGGTTGTAAATCGCCTCGGACACTTCTACTGGCAGGTTGATCTGCTTAATACGCACGTCAACGACTTCGATACCCAGCGCAGCCATACTGTTCGGGTTGATCACCGGCACTTTACCGTTGGTCTCCGCCTGAACGCGTTCAGCCGCTTTGGCAATCGCATCATCTGCTGCCGGCGTTGAAACTTCGTCTTCAGTGCCCGCTGTACCGGAGTTCAGCGCATCGCGAACTTCCAGGGTCAGACGACCACGGGAGTCGGTCACGATGTCTTTCACATCCAGACGACCAATCTCGGAACGCAGGCGGTCAGAGAACTTACGTTTCAGCAGCACTTCTGCCTGAGAAACGTCACCGCCGCCCGTTGCCAGGAAGTAACGGCTGAAATCGCTGATGCGCCATTTGATATAGGAATCAACGATCAGGTCTTTCTTCTCTTTGGTCACGAAACGGTCGGCCTGGTTATCCATGGTCTGGATACGCGCAT
This region of Enterobacter asburiae genomic DNA includes:
- a CDS encoding DUF2065 domain-containing protein; this translates as MNSTIWLALALVLVLEGLGPMLYPRAWRRMIATMSQLPDNILRRFGGGLVVAGIVIYYMLRKTIG
- the hflC gene encoding protease modulator HflC, producing the protein MRKSVIAIIVIVLVALYTSIFVVKEGERGIKFQFSSVVRDGDKRPVIYEPGLHFKVPFIQSVKTLDARIQTMDNQADRFVTKEKKDLIVDSYIKWRISDFSRYFLATGGGDVSQAEVLLKRKFSDRLRSEIGRLDVKDIVTDSRGRLTLEVRDALNSGTAGTEDEVSTPAADDAIAKAAERVQAETNGKVPVINPNSMAALGIEVVDVRIKQINLPVEVSEAIYNRMRAEREAVARRHRSQGQEEAEKLRAAADYEVTKTLAESERQGRILRGEGDAEAAKLFADAFSQDPDFYAFIRSLRAYENSFQSNQDVMVLSPDSDFFRYMKTPTNATR